The nucleotide window TACTGCGAAAACAGCCAACTCCACGTCATTGCGCAGTGGAGTTCCAAAACTCTTCTTtaggaatgactgacctgtatAGATTGGTATTGTTCAGAGGAGACTGACAAAGTTTCATACAGTATCAAGTAATTACAGGGAAACGATTTGAGAGTCCTTACAAATAAAGTATAAAGTTAGAAATTCGATGAGTTTACTTTACCAAGAACACTCAAAAATGACCGTAAATATGGATAAGGTCTCATATTCGAACCTCAAAATTACTGTTCCTACATcgtttttttgaaggaaagttagttatttttatttctcgATACTTCTATGGAATCTTTTTCATGCGAGAAAAatatcctttgaaaattttaaggaaaggaagatattaatttttaattaaaaaaataatttggaagGTTACAAATTCAGATAAATATGTAATATAACCAATAAGCCACTCAAGATTAATTGGTTATGCTACAAAGTATTCTATTGATTGATTCCAAGATGAAAATGGGCAAATCAGTTAAAACTCGAAATTTGAGTGTGTTCTACACTGTTAACAGCACTGTAAGCATTAAATACAAAAGAGATCGCTGCAGGCAATAAACCATTTAACTTGTGTAAGAATCAATTCATGATCAAGATGAAACGTTAAATTATACTTCTATATTTGTACTcaatgataatgaaaaaaggAATTACTTCAGTAGTCGTTAATTATGATCACCAATAAAAGAAGCAAACTGtgtcaaaatataaaattagaAAGCAGAATGCGTTGATTTCTAAACGCaaagattcctttgaaaagctTATATggatccaaaaaatttcaaaaaagaaccAGATCAAACTTCAAAAGCACAGATATATTCTCAAGGAGCGAACTTTAGTCTCAATCGAGAACACCGAATCCTGCGGTAAATTTTACAAGCCCtcattttttgattttgagaaaagtaccCCTATGGAGTTCAGTAGtgctttaaaaattttgtctgAATGGAGAAATTGGACCgattatgataaaaaataatacagcTATTTACAGGTTTTGAGACTCAGCTTAGCGTTACGTCAAATCTTGGTCTGACGAGGAGTATTCTATGATGCTTTTCAAGCATCTACCGTATTCTTCTAGTAATAGTTGTTGACTTTTTACTTTGTCCAGGCCCTGCTCTTGAGCCTCGAATGCTTGCGCTAAAAGACACTGTACGGTTGCTTCTAAGACATCCGTTGAGAACATGTTTGAGGAAATCCTGTCAACAAGAAACAAGAATTAGAATTGAAATTGCCAAACTATGTATGCAAAAATGCTTGATCAAAATTCATTTCAGAATTCAAGGAAATTATGCAAGGTAACGCAGaaaaaatcatcagaaaatttgatgatttaACAACCGCTGAGATCCATTGGCAGGCATTGTGAGCAATTTCGATTAAGTGAAGCACATGAAAATATGAAGTGCGCTCAGAATTTTTCGGTGGAAAGGAAAAAACATAGTCacttggaaaaatttcagaaattgaaaatatttatatgGAACTGACTAAATCGCATTAATTTCATTGCAGTTTTGAGCTTTCTGCACCCTTCCTTCAAAAGCAGAGCTAATTTGAGACATGTAAATCAGTTCAAACTGCACAAGGAGATTTAAGAATCAGTTTTCCAATTTCAGGGTAAAATATTAGGAGTCATCCTAGAGGCAAGCCTGATTTTGTAAGACAGGGCCCTAGATAACAGGGCAATGGATTTTAAGAGGCTATTCATTTTAATAGGATACCGTCAACTTTTAatgcaaacattttttatttttttttaatggtgaTGTCATGTTCCATTGGTGCAGGAAACGTAAGCAAAAGGGAATAATTAAAATACGGACGTGATTTGCactgaaaatacagaaaaataatttgtgtTAATTGGAcaaatttctgccaaacggaactatgtgcattatgacgtgagtccttttgtgcatatattcttatgggtctcagagctcatatcttaatgcacatagttccgtttggcatatatacgtccaattgtaattttgaaacttgaaattaatCTAACTTAACTTGACTCAACTCAGGAgtcatttttaaagctcaaaaaaaactcgaaCTTGACTTGATTAAGTGAAAGAAACTCGAACTTGACTCGCACTGAAAAGCACCTGTTTTGCACGGCCCTAATGGAGCCTTTTTAATTCTGGAGTCAGCAGCTGGTATTCCAGACATTCTAAGAAGAGAAGACTCTGACCTTAGAGCCAATCAACAGTTCAAGAAGATGAATCTAACAAAAAAAGGCCCAAATCCTAAGTTTATGACAAAAACATGGTGTTTTGAATTCTTGACCATACTCATTCCCTGATTTCAGGGGCTCATTCCCTGATGCAAAATCGAAGTTTACTCCCACTTCCCTCGGGATTTTCTAGGGAAAAATCAGATAAATCTGAGGAGTTCCAGATATAAATATCGAATGTTTTTAAATCTTTCATCCGATTTATCTGCacacattaaaatttttaattcggAAAACGTTCCTGATATTTTTATCAGCTGGTCGATGAAAGCTTTTCTATTATTATGATTCGAAGCTTCAAAGATGTCATTCAAGAGGTCAATTACCATGGCTCAGGCACGATAACATAAACCACACTAACAATCAATAGATGCTTCTGCAAAATGTGAAAAAGAAGTGGCTCTAGGCAGTAGAGAAAAAGATTCCAGATTTTTGGCACAGATTCCCTgtttattccttgaaattttacatttcctGATGAATCCCAGTTTTTCCCGGTCCTGGACACCATGAACAAAAATCAGGACAGAGGGATTGTTTTCAGGGCCCCTGGGCATGGATATTAATTTACATTGTGGACCAGGCCAGATCCATCTCATAACTCTCTCCTTTCACCACGAACAAGTTGATTCCAGTTTACTTACTTGGAGCAATTGTCACCACGCTGGTAAACCCCCGACGAGAGATCATCTGCTATTGTTGCTAGGGCTGTCAAAGACTGAGCAGCTATTTCTTCCCGTAGTTCATCTCTATGTCTACGGAGAATCATTCCATCTTCTACATTGCGACATCCGACACATTTACAGTTGTGAGAGCAAGGGATTTTGGCCTAGAAAAAGAATAGACAAATAATTATGAGACAAGGTGGTATACAATTTAAATACAAGCCCACTGTTGATTTATAATTTAGCAGCATTTGTAACTATTCAGCTATTTacataataaaatgaaaaaaggtgCTGAATGCGAGAAAGAAGActaaaaacgataaaaaaaaaccggaaatgTTTCAGCCGATTGTGCAGCCATTACCGATAggacaaaatttaaatgaaCTTAATATATTATTTACTAGACTGAGTTGAAAAAGGTGGCTGCAATGTTGGCAGGAGTGCTTCCTCAGTCCATTCAATTCACTTGCgttgataaaagaaaaaaaaaaattcaatggacAGTAACGTTTGAGACCTAAAAATGTATCAATCATTACTTACAAAAATGGGTGCCTCTTATTGCAATTTTGCAGATCTTCGATCAGGTAATATTTGTTCGAATGAAAACTAACCTACCGTTTTTCTTATAATTTCTGTAAATTCTTTTCACTCATTGACAaatattcgaggaaattttaaaggaaataattCTGTtagttttctgtaaaaaaacatgagaaataatgaaaattttttaagtgtAATGATGGAGAAACTCATTTACCCTTTTTACTGTTTCAATATTAagaagttgcaaattttttagagTTCATgagtaaaagaaagaaaaaataactcaCTTCGTAGCATTCACAGTAGTTTTTCAAGCAGCCTGAGCGTTTGCAGTTGCAGCCTTTCGTGTGTCTCCTTTCCGTGTCCGTAGCGTAGGTTCTCCCAATTTTTGGCCGGAAAGCATTCGGATTACGTTCAAGACAAGATTTGATTGCTAACTGACGATCTTCTTCGTGCTCCAAATTGTTGAAACAACTATTACAATTACATTGATAGCAAAACTCTCCACTGGCAAAACAGTCACAATACCTAgggaattcaaagaaaattgacaTTATATAAAAGCCATATCAAAATAAAATAGTGGCAATATTTTAACAtagcatttttaattaaaaggaCTTTTTATAGGTTACTCTAAAGTAATTCGTTGTTAGTGTTACAAAATAGGCGGGAAAgcatgtttttttaaattttttaatgatttaaaaaaaaattgttaaaactcTTGATAACTTATAGTATTGTCACTgatcagaaaagtaaaaaaaaaattaaacaattctaACTAAGTGGCAATAAATTAAGTGAATTCAAAGATTCAATTACTTCCATCTTGCCTTCATTTGTTACATAGTATAAATTGTAATATAATTGAAGGCTTACCGATGGCTACAGTGTGAAACAAACTACCcttcatttgcgacgttgcagacatcttgtcatactttattttttctgtggaaaactagttaatgtaattttttcagaacttccttgattttattTCTATGTTTGCAGAATATATTCTGTATTTCAAGTTACATGTTGGGTTGTTTcgcctcgaaaaaataaaataggagcagacatttggaaacaccgcaatagagatacgtggttacgCACTTTGGTCATGgttaccttttttttctttaaggagACATTTATGAGTTATGTGCCTTAATGATTCAGAGACCgaagtaaaaataattaaacataCTTGGATAGGACTGATGATACATAAAACACTGAGCGAAACTTAAAAAATGTCTGTTTGATTGGGAAAAAGCATAAGGTAAGGCAAAAGAGACAATGGTGAGGAATATTGAGAACATTATACATTGGATATAGAGGATAAGGTGTACATGACCTTCCACTTGAAAAGGAACTAAAGTGCCAAAAAACTAGGATAATGGTCCTGCTGCTTGAGGAACTGTAATACTAAGATGTTGGGCACCAAAGACGTCTAAAATGTAACACCAAACTTGAGTTATCATTATTGTAAGTTTAttgtttgagaaaaaatgtaatCCCTTGAAAAAAGAATGAGCTCGAAGTTTTAAACTGTCATAATCAGGACTCATCTCGGAATACGATGTAACTTTACACATTCTAATGGCACAAAAACAAACTAAACCGGGGAAGCACAAACTTGATCATGATCTCAAGGCCGCTTgcgtgaaaaatttggagggcTATGAAAATTGGGAAGACCAGCTTGGAAATGTacttcatctttaaaatttgcCCGTATTCTTGAGGGACACCCTAGTCAGCTCGCAACAGCATTAAAATTGCTAGCTTTATAAAAATTGCAGTAAATTTGCATACTTTTAGCGAAATCCCAGGAATTCATGAGCAAAGGACAGAGATAAGGTCATAGCcttgaaaaatttgggggaaatgAGGTTTTAAAACGGGTAGGCCCCTAGGAAAAATGGACAGGCTAGAAACTTTCTACATCCTTTTTTAAAACTCCTTAAAACTTTTCCTATGGCATATTTTACATCCGAACTTGGGGCAAACAACTGTCATGATAAACTCGTTTTCAAGCACTCAGGTTCCTTTTCCAGCGGAAACTCACAAAGAGAAATTAATGGTAGAAATAGAAAGAGGATATGGAATTTGACTTACATGGTCAGCataaggaggaggaggaggggcaAATTGGAACATGATTCATgattcaaaaagaagaaaaaaaacattgaaatcagATGATAAGATACTCGCATTCAAAGAAAGAAATGTGGATAGCAAAGAATAAAACTTGAGATAGGGTGAAAGacatattctgcgaaaattgaaaaagttctTGTAAGGAAATCATTCGCTTTACAtgagtaaaaaaatttcatttgtcCTATTGCGTTCAAGAGGGTATGAGTATCATGACTCTGATTTGCCAATATTTCACAATTTTAATCGTTTAATGGCACTTGTCTATTTTGTGATAATGGAAGATGATTTTAGGAGAAAGAGACAACTCAGAAATTTTTCCACCCTTATCAATACTAAAATTCATTGGACAGAACATGATAAATACATCAACAAGGAAATAATTTCACGGtgacaaacacaaaatattttaacgACACCAGATGTATTCCGAACACTTTTGCCAACCCATACAAAGCCATATTAATACTTGCACGTTTCCTATGGtaatctttcaataaattttaaattttcgaagaaGGCTGGCTGTTTCCACTAAAAAATGTGCTCTTTTTGTACTTTATATGGATACGTAAGCATTTCAAAATGAGTAAACCATATAAATGCTGgagtcaaaaattgaaacaccTGCAAAATTTTAGGCACCCCCAATCAGTTTCATCCTCTGAACTTGaatgaaatgttcacctacATGCTTCTAAAAAGGAACTGGGAACTTTTCTAGGCAGTTTGTCTCCCTTCAAGGAAATGCCGTCTAAGGAATTTAAAAGGTTTTAGAAATATGATAATTTGTACTCCAAGCATttatgataaaatttgaaatcagaCAATTTCATTATATAAGTGCATACAGATATTGGTTTGGAGAAAATGAGTTATAAGCTATTGCCATTAGCTAAGCTGAACTTGGATACTTACAATTTCAAACACTGAGATCGGGTGCAGTTACAGGGCTTTCGTGGTCGAATACCATTAGCATGACTTGTGGTAATAGTGCTTGTTTTTGGCTTCCGTTCCGGCTTTTCTTCCAAGTCAGTCTtaatatcaatttttatttctttctcataTTCTTTGGCTACATTAGCTGTATCAAATTTTGCTGCAATAGGTATTGAATTCAGCGCCCCTTTATTTTCTTGCTGAACCTAATGACACATGACACAGATTAAAAAGATGTGAGGAAAAATCTCAATAAGATTGCTACGTGTTACGAGAAAAGGTGTGAAAACTTGGACATTGGCTGTTTGCCATTAAAGTTTATGACATTAGAGTTTTTGTTCTATGACTGAACACACAAGTTCACTTTTTTCAAGCATTAAACACAGTTTTAACTTCAAGCGAGGTAGAGCTTCACCTAAATTGAAGATAACTGGTTATGAGGAGTGGAAAATAGGATTGTTAGAAGAATGAACTGAAACATGTGGAACCTATGAGAGACTTTGCAGGGACATGATAAAAGTAATCATGTAGAGAAATTTCATACCTCAGAGGCTACCTTAAGTTCAtcacaaaaatgttgaattttacggaaaaaactGCCAGTTTTCAGTATTTTCCTACTGACCTTTCAAGATCCATACTTTTCCCTTGTACAGCAAAATGAATATACTTTGAAATAATCTACTATGAAATACCTGTTGAATGTACTGAGTAGGTAACATGACCACGTTGACTGTTTTGCCTGAGGAAACTTGCGTCACGTTCCCTGACTGACTCGGCATGGTGTACAACACATTGCCCGAGCTGGTTGCTTTTGCTGGAGCAATGGATACAATTTTTGGGCGAAGAGGTTTACCCGAACTTCCCGAAGTGCTTGTACCTGTGTAACCACAttcacaaaacaaaacaaaatcaattcTGATGAATGTAAAATACTTAGAAACTGATGCGGAGATATCAGGGGTTCAAATCTGATAAGGAGACAAAACAGTTTTCTTGACAGTTTCAGATGCCCAAAACAATGAAggttatttttatcatttcatgTAGTGGCGCTAAGGGCGTTTATAACTTTTCACAGTGAATACCACTGGCTGCACTATAATACAACGGCAATAGCTATTACCATTTCATACACTGTTCCTTAATTCAACATTAAAAGACAATTCTTATTTGTGAAAACTAAAACTATAAAATTCCAGCAGGCAGAGATAGCAAGAGCCTTGTAATATGAAACACAATGTTGGCAGAAATTTTGGGATCACTGAACTAACAGGGGGAGGCTGACACCCTCGGAGGAGATGCTGTGCACGGCTGAATTTTGCAGTCACTTctactttttttatttgcaatttgagGACTCTTGCATGAACTGGATATTGCGCAAGAAGTCATCACACAACCCGTTATGGtggaaccagagacaagagaccctccactggcctcttggccacaggtggaagcttttactttcgggaattCAACACTTGCTGAGGgaaaattataagggagcaacaagcatcactcttttttcagtTGTTGACTTACATACTTGGTGGATGATGAGTTTCAGGTGAAGTTATGAGCTAAACAAGTTTCCCGAactttggtttttttgtgaaacGCAACTGCCGACACATTTTTGAAGAGGGTAAACAGTTGAATATTGAAGTCCTGAATgcaaaagcttccaccattgccaagatactagtggagggtctcttgtctctgggtggAACTttgatttcaaggaaacatgTCCTGGTTTGGCATGTTAGCAGTAAAGAAGAAAATCTACATTCCAAAcataaatgtgaaaaaaaagaagcaaagaaGCGTACCGTTATTTGAAGAGAGGGAGTTCAATGTCAGTATGCTCGGTGAGGAGCCGCTACCAGATGCTGATACTGCGGTGGTAGGGGCAGGTAAAATTGTGACTGGAAACGTTTTGACTTCCGAAGAAGAAGCTGTTGGCAACGCTGTGGTCACGGAGACAACAGTTGCTTGGCTGTTTGTAGGTGTGACAGATGCTGTGCTTCCACCTGCTCCAACAACTCTTACCAATTGCACCTAACCGTAAGAGAGATTGCGTTAAAATATGCGATGGATGAAAACAGTATAACTTGATGTTTATGGTCGGTTTAAAACATCGGGGTCTTCACTGATTATTCTTGAAAGGGCCGAAATACGAAATATTTATAATCCTTGATTACTTTGATCTATCATAACTTCTATTACCATTGGTTGGGGCCACTTGacttctttaaaattgaaaggcCCGAGGAACCAGTAGACagcgaaaaaaattaagtaccaTCATGTTCTTACTAAAGGCATGgagaaaaaatttcttaaaCAGTGAACGCTCAAATACATCCATGGTTCCTTACAGTCATAGAtccaatcaaaattttacacttaATACAATGAGTGCACTGAAGTTTTCCAAATTCAATTCATTGTGATATATGAGGAATAACGATTTTGATGTAGGTATTCAAACCTCTCACTCACAATAAACCAGCGTCTGCTTAAATGGGTcggttgcactggtcacagaatcgtgtttagaTGCTTGCTCCTTGTagattatttgaaaataataagattcttttaaacagcaacttcctatgTTTAATATTCAGTAATAGACATTGCGCttggaaaaatttggtttatgacgtcatccaccgcagtagtgacacccttggtttcttccaccttactttCATCTGAGTTTCTCGTTGAATAACCAGTAAAAATGTATGTGTCACTGATtgataaaagcaaggtggaagaaacccaGGGTGTCACTTCTGCgacggatgacgtcataaaccaaattcttcaaagcgcaatatctcTGTTAACaatgaacgtagaaagttactgtttggatgaaacttattattttcagtaatcttcaagaatcaagcatcaaaaacacaattctgtgaccagaacaactgacccattaagtACAGCAAGCACTGAACTAATATCGGTAAACTTTCCAATGAAAGAATTTTCTGAtgtgctgatttttttcttttgacaaGATTAGAGGTACATATCTTGCATCAGAACAGGAAAGAAATGTGTGTGAAACCATGCTCAAGATAGTTGCCGCACCCTCAATTTTCCGTggttttcagagatttttaagTGCTTTTGATGATAATAACTGTAAAATGAAACTGAAGTTTTGACTGCATTCTATTTTCTTAAGTATCATGAGATTGCTGGTGTCTGAAAATACTAAATTAAGCCAAATTGGATCATACAATTAGACTTAGAACAcaagaaaataatcataaatagACTGGTTAATATATTGATATAGGCTCACTGCAGCGATTAAAAGCCGTTAATTTCATACCTGATTACTGCCAGGAAGTCTTATTTGATGAAGGGTTCCCAAATTTGACACTCCAGCAGACGGCACAATGTTTTGAGGGTTTTGCAAACGTATAACCTGCTGCCCTGGTCCCAGAAAAGTAGCAGGCTTCAGGGAGTTACCCTGAAAAGGAATAGAAGAACTTATTGTGAGCCTAGGGGGTTAAACGCTTATTGTTGGGAGTTGAATGTTTCCTGCAAAACTGCTTTCAGCTATTTAATAGACAAGTGTCCTGTCATGTCCCAGACTCATAAGCTAGACACCTAGCAACAAACGTTTGCAGTTGATACACAACAACTAAAATTATACTGATCTCGATAAAAGAAATTTAATTCTacttattaaaagaaatttattGATTAGTTGCTAAAGTTTGCCAATTTTTCACACTTCCCTGGTGTGGTAGGGACAAAAGTGTCAAGATGTGTTAGCAGACATTGGATGAATCGTACTTAAGTCCCCATATTAACagtgctgggggggggggggtgaagaggGCCAGAGTGGAAAACCTTGCGCTTCCGTATCTCGTGAACGGAAAAAGATACAAATTAAGTTACTGATTTGCATAACCAAGTTCAACatttaaattatcattttaGACAATATATGTATCCATACTCTCAAAAGATCTTTTGCACTCTATTTCAGATCCGATCAATCCTAGAAATTGCTAATCAAGCAGAGAGTTAAAACATGTACTTaatatagaaaaaaagagagagaaaatcacCTGgcgaaggaaaattttctgcattgCAATTTTACCACCTTTGGTCTGTGGTCCAGGAGCAGGCAGAATTTTTGACGGAGACTTCATGAGAGTTACCTTTTTAGGACTCGTTGCCCCAATCTTGCTGACGACAATACTCTGGAAGATggaggtaaaaaattaaatttccattATTAATTCTACCCAAATCTTTATCACAACATTCTATGAGCAAACTTTGTATATTAAAGTTGTAAAACTTCTAACAAATTCACTGAAGAGATGTTTAGTAGAGAAGAAACTCCCTACACCTCACGCTTTGCTCCCAACCCTAGGTTACCTAC belongs to Bemisia tabaci chromosome 6, PGI_BMITA_v3 and includes:
- the LOC109036500 gene encoding uncharacterized protein isoform X1, with the protein product MPAPNLGGDGKEEVVGEEALEEFNLSQGESFTVNDLESLETLQAELDRLNQGDGGAPQQIEIVQVKGEVHDDIDQDVETHEDVETHEVVETHEEVETTEEIETSEVMEHMEEIETTEEIITTEEVENTETEIITEFPLHEEEVESSENIIEVISTEEVEEAVETVEAIETVETIEETEEPHSDGKAAKSSDTIVTTQPLNVIKNAFNFPGQIMKVTVSGGQIVSTKMIGQFSPKTVSANSTATTTKTTPATSNIMHVKPVKKVAVQPKPVSFQTVQNLRTFSKPVGIKRAASSSIDQSRNHKVLINSDLSPQPVIIASEAPGSKAVGVSTASNIKIISGVSLSQSPNKTITLVQGSGKLQQIVPSSPQKSIVVSKIGATSPKKVTLMKSPSKILPAPGPQTKGGKIAMQKIFLRQGNSLKPATFLGPGQQVIRLQNPQNIVPSAGVSNLGTLHQIRLPGSNQVQLVRVVGAGGSTASVTPTNSQATVVSVTTALPTASSSEVKTFPVTILPAPTTAVSASGSGSSPSILTLNSLSSNNGTSTSGSSGKPLRPKIVSIAPAKATSSGNVLYTMPSQSGNVTQVSSGKTVNVVMLPTQYIQQVQQENKGALNSIPIAAKFDTANVAKEYEKEIKIDIKTDLEEKPERKPKTSTITTSHANGIRPRKPCNCTRSQCLKLYCDCFASGEFCYQCNCNSCFNNLEHEEDRQLAIKSCLERNPNAFRPKIGRTYATDTERRHTKGCNCKRSGCLKNYCECYEAKIPCSHNCKCVGCRNVEDGMILRRHRDELREEIAAQSLTALATIADDLSSGVYQRGDNCSKISSNMFSTDVLEATVQCLLAQAFEAQEQGLDKVKSQQLLLEEYGRCLKSIIEYSSSDQDLT
- the LOC109036500 gene encoding uncharacterized protein isoform X2: MPTFSGGDGKEEVVGEEALEEFNLSQGESFTVNDLESLETLQAELDRLNQGDGGAPQQIEIVQVKGEVHDDIDQDVETHEDVETHEVVETHEEVETTEEIETSEVMEHMEEIETTEEIITTEEVENTETEIITEFPLHEEEVESSENIIEVISTEEVEEAVETVEAIETVETIEETEEPHSDGKAAKSSDTIVTTQPLNVIKNAFNFPGQIMKVTVSGGQIVSTKMIGQFSPKTVSANSTATTTKTTPATSNIMHVKPVKKVAVQPKPVSFQTVQNLRTFSKPVGIKRAASSSIDQSRNHKVLINSDLSPQPVIIASEAPGSKAVGVSTASNIKIISGVSLSQSPNKTITLVQGSGKLQQIVPSSPQKSIVVSKIGATSPKKVTLMKSPSKILPAPGPQTKGGKIAMQKIFLRQGNSLKPATFLGPGQQVIRLQNPQNIVPSAGVSNLGTLHQIRLPGSNQVQLVRVVGAGGSTASVTPTNSQATVVSVTTALPTASSSEVKTFPVTILPAPTTAVSASGSGSSPSILTLNSLSSNNGTSTSGSSGKPLRPKIVSIAPAKATSSGNVLYTMPSQSGNVTQVSSGKTVNVVMLPTQYIQQVQQENKGALNSIPIAAKFDTANVAKEYEKEIKIDIKTDLEEKPERKPKTSTITTSHANGIRPRKPCNCTRSQCLKLYCDCFASGEFCYQCNCNSCFNNLEHEEDRQLAIKSCLERNPNAFRPKIGRTYATDTERRHTKGCNCKRSGCLKNYCECYEAKIPCSHNCKCVGCRNVEDGMILRRHRDELREEIAAQSLTALATIADDLSSGVYQRGDNCSKISSNMFSTDVLEATVQCLLAQAFEAQEQGLDKVKSQQLLLEEYGRCLKSIIEYSSSDQDLT